In Silene latifolia isolate original U9 population chromosome 3, ASM4854445v1, whole genome shotgun sequence, a single window of DNA contains:
- the LOC141646487 gene encoding putative methyltransferase TCM_000336 codes for MQGDASVGERKNTQEMEVEKVFHMKKGVDHTSYARNSLLQRTISSQAGPIIVESARKVYDTLRPECLMMAEMGCSSGPNSLLLVSKIIDVIDEASRSINCQCPQFGVFLNDLPGNDFNTLFNLLPNFNQGLQEAKGSGFRPCFVSGIPKSFYGRVFPDKFLHFVHSSNSLHWLSQVPKGLVSENGEALNKGNIVLAKSSPPEIHKAYYAQFESDFTLFLRSRSREMVSGGGMVVVLTGSINSDDPDSMLELVGPILQDMVLKGVIEQEKVDEFNMPLYTPTVEEVRKLVEAEESFALNKLETFTTDWSVDTSQTLETQAKFVAKTIRAKCGRTFNYNRIWSCLLWTICF; via the exons ATGCAAGGCGATGCAAGCGTAGGAGAAAGGAAAAATACACAAGAAATGGAAGTCGAAAAGGTTTTTCATATGAAGAAAGGTGTCGACCACACTAGCTATGCAAGGAACTCTCTATTGCAG AGAACAATATCATCACAGGCTGGACCGATAATTGTAGAAAGCGCAAGGAAAGTCTATGACACCTTAAGGCCAGAGTGCCTTATGATGGCCGAAATGGGTTGTTCTTCAGGACCAAATTCTTTGCTACTAGTCTCGAAAATCATTGACGTAATTGACGAGGCTAGCCGGAGTATAAACTGTCAATGTCCTCAATTCGGAGTGTTCTTAAACGATCTACCCGGGAATGATTTCAATACCTTGTTTAACTTGCTTCCGAATTTCAACCAGGGCTTGCAAGAAGCTAAAGGAAGCGGtttcagaccttgttttgtgtcGGGAATACCCAAGTCGTTTTATGGACGAGTTTTCCCTGACAAATTTCTTCATTTTGTTCACTCATCAAACAGTCTTCACTGGCTTTCTCAG GTACCAAAAGGATTGGTGAGCGAAAATGGCGAAGCATTGAACAAGGGGAACATAGTCTTAGCAAAATCAAGTCCTCCAGAGATACACAAGGCATATTATGCACAATTTGAAAGTGATTTCACGTTGTTTTTAAGGTCACGTTCAAGGGAAATGGTCTCTGGTGGTGGTATGGTCGTGGTTCTCACTGGTAGCATCAATAGTGATGACCCTGACTCGATGCTGGAGTTGGTTGGCCCTATCCTCCAAGATATGGTTTTAAAG GGTGTGATTGAGCAGGAAAAAGTGGACGAGTTCAACATGCCGCTCTATACTCCAACAGTTGAGGAGGTAAGAAAATTAGTCGAGGCTGAAGAATCGTTTGCTCTTAACAAACTTGAAACGTTTACAACTGACTGGAGCGTAGATACCTCTCAAACCCTCGAAACTCAAGCTAAGTTTGTAGCCAAGACCATAAGAGCAAAGTGTGGTAGAACCTTTAATTACAACCGCATTTGGTCATGTTTGTTATGGACGATTTGTTTCTAA
- the LOC141646488 gene encoding putative jasmonic acid carboxyl methyltransferase 2 yields the protein MEVEKVFHMKKGVGHTSYARNSLLQRAVTIQAGPVIEESVREVYNTLKPECLMMADMGCSSGPNALLVVSRIIDVTDEASRSINRQCPQFGVFLNDLPGNDFNTLFNLIPNFNQNLQEAKGSHFGPCFVSGIPKSFYGRVFPDNFLHFVHSSYSIHWLSQVPRELVSENGEALNKGNIYITKISPPEIHTAYYAQFERDFTLFLRSRSREMVSGGGMVMVLIGSINSDEPDTMLELLGSTLQDMVLEDVIEQEKLDKFNMPFYAPTVEEVRKLVEAEGSFALNKLEAFTIDWSVDTSQNFETRAKFVAKTIRAVTEPSLETTFSPAIMDDLFLLFEIRVKERIARKKGEYLNIVLSVTKKE from the exons ATGGAAGTTGAAAAGGTTTTTCACATGAAAAAAGGCGTTGGCCATACCAGCTACGCAAGGAACTCTCTATTGCAG AGAGCAGTAACAATACAGGcaggaccagtaatagaagaaaGCGTAAGAGAAGTCTATAATACCTTAAAGCCAGAATGCCTTATGATGGCCGACATGGGTTGTTCTTCAGGGCCAAATGCTTTGCTAGTAGTCTCGAGAATCATAGACGTAACTGACGAGGCTAGTCGGAGTATAAACCGTCAATGCCCTCAATTCGGAGTGTTCTTAAACGATCTACCCGGGAATGATTTCAATACCCTGTTTAACTTGATCCCGAATTTCAACCAGAACTTACAAGAAGCTAAAGGAAGCCACTTCGGACCTTGTTTTGTGTCGGGAATTCCTAAATCATTTTATGGACGAGTTTTCCCTGACAATTTTCTTCATTTTGTTCACTCCTCCTATAGTATTCATTGGCTTTCTCAG GTACCAAGAGAATTGGTGAGCGAAAATGGAGAAGCATTGAACAAGGGGAACATATACATAACAAAAATAAGCCCTCCAGAGATACACACGGCATATTATGCACAATTTGAAAGGGATTTCACGTTGTTTTTAAGGTCGCGATCAAGGGAAATGGTCTCTGGTGGTGGCATGGTAATGGTACTCATCGGTAGCATCAATAGTGATGAACCTGACACGATGCTGGAGTTGCTTGGCTCTACCCTCCAGGACATGGTTCTAGAG GATGTGATTGAGCAGGAAAAACTGGACAAGTTCAACATGCCGTTCTATGCTCCAACAGTCGAGGAGGTAAGAAAATTAGTCGAGGCTGAAGGATCATTTGCTCTCAACAAACTTGAAGCATTTACAATTGACTGGAGCGTAGATACCTCTCAAAATTTCGAAACCAGAGCCAAGTTTGTAGCCAAGACCATAAGAGCGGTGACAGAACCTTCGCTTGAGACTACATTTAGCCCTGCAATCATGGATGATTTGTTTCTATTGTTCGAAATACGTGTTAAAGAACGAATTGCTCGAAAAAAAGGTGAATACCTTAACATTGTGCTATCAGTGACAAAGAAAGAGTAA